GCCTCCCTCGTCCTCGTCGCCGTTGCTGCCCCGGTGTGGGCCGCCACGCAGACTGTCACGCTGTCGGTGCCCGGCATGACTTGCGCCGCCTGCCCGATCACGGTCAAGAAGGCGCTCTCCAAGGTCGAAGGCGTGAGCAAGACTGCGGTGAGCTTCGAGAAGCTCGAGGCCGTCGTCACCTTCGACGATGCCAAGACCAGCGTGCAGGCCCTGACCAAGGCCACCGCCGATGCCGGCTATCCGTCCGAGCTCAAGAGGTGATCCCTGGATAACCGGACCTTGCTCAAGACCGGCATCACCGGTTCGGTGATCGCCGCCATATGCTGCGCGACCCCCGTGCTCGTGATTGCGCTCGGCGTCCTGGGTCTGTC
The window above is part of the Methyloversatilis discipulorum genome. Proteins encoded here:
- the merP gene encoding mercury resistance system periplasmic binding protein MerP is translated as MKKLFASLVLVAVAAPVWAATQTVTLSVPGMTCAACPITVKKALSKVEGVSKTAVSFEKLEAVVTFDDAKTSVQALTKATADAGYPSELKR